The Eubacteriaceae bacterium Marseille-Q4139 genome has a window encoding:
- a CDS encoding ABC-F family ATP-binding cassette domain-containing protein — MSFINVADLTFAYEGSYDNIFEHVSFRLDTDWRLGFTGRNGRGKTTFLRLLMDLNRKERQYEYTGSITAPVEFEYFPYEAADPSAMGIENAEKILPGCTEPGEIWRLFKELSLMDMEPEILYRPFETLSQGEQTKLLLALLFLRENSFLLIDEPTNHLDAEARELLGQYLKKKSGFLLVSHDRHLLDLCTDHTLAINRTGIDIQKGNFSSWWENKRRQDMHETAENERLKKDISRLKAAAGQTKAWADTVEAGKIGHRREVKEATIKDVANRDYIGEKSRRMQMRRKNLERRQERAIEEKSGLLKNIEEAEELKLYPMEYRAERLLAFDRVSAAYGGKTVFENLSFELCRGDRAALSGKNGSGKSSVIRLILGEEEISHTGTIHMGSGLVISHVPQSADFLSGSLSDYARERGLDAGLLMTLLRKLDFSRTQLEKPMEDYSEGQKKKVLLAASLITKAHLYIWDEPLNYIDVFSRMQIEDLILKYRPALLFVEHDRAFAERIATKTIAL, encoded by the coding sequence ATGTCTTTTATCAATGTTGCAGATCTTACATTTGCCTATGAAGGCAGCTATGACAATATTTTTGAGCATGTGTCGTTCCGGCTGGATACGGACTGGCGGCTCGGCTTTACCGGGCGGAATGGGCGCGGGAAAACCACGTTCCTGCGGCTTCTCATGGATTTGAACCGGAAGGAACGGCAGTACGAATACACCGGGAGCATCACGGCGCCGGTGGAATTTGAATATTTTCCCTATGAAGCGGCGGATCCCTCGGCCATGGGGATTGAAAACGCGGAAAAGATTCTTCCGGGCTGTACGGAGCCGGGGGAAATCTGGCGGCTTTTTAAGGAGCTTTCCCTCATGGACATGGAGCCGGAAATTTTGTACCGGCCCTTTGAGACCTTAAGCCAGGGGGAACAGACGAAGCTTTTGCTGGCCCTTTTGTTCCTGAGGGAAAACAGCTTTCTCTTAATCGACGAGCCCACGAACCACCTGGATGCCGAGGCCAGGGAGCTTCTTGGGCAGTATTTGAAAAAGAAGTCCGGCTTTCTTTTAGTCTCCCATGACCGGCATCTTCTCGATCTTTGTACCGATCATACGCTTGCCATAAACAGGACGGGAATCGACATCCAGAAGGGGAATTTTTCTTCCTGGTGGGAAAATAAAAGACGGCAGGATATGCATGAAACGGCAGAAAATGAGAGGCTGAAAAAGGATATTTCAAGGCTTAAGGCCGCGGCGGGACAGACGAAGGCCTGGGCCGATACGGTGGAGGCCGGGAAAATCGGCCACCGACGCGAGGTGAAAGAGGCCACCATAAAGGATGTGGCAAACCGGGATTACATCGGGGAGAAGTCGAGGCGGATGCAGATGAGGCGAAAGAACCTGGAACGGCGTCAGGAGCGTGCCATTGAGGAAAAATCCGGACTCCTTAAAAACATCGAGGAGGCAGAGGAACTGAAGCTCTATCCGATGGAGTACCGCGCGGAGCGGCTTCTGGCCTTTGACCGTGTCTCGGCAGCCTACGGCGGGAAGACCGTGTTTGAAAACCTGAGCTTTGAGCTTTGCCGCGGCGACCGGGCAGCCCTTTCAGGGAAAAACGGCAGCGGAAAGAGCAGTGTGATCCGGCTCATCCTTGGGGAAGAGGAAATTTCCCACACAGGGACGATTCACATGGGAAGCGGTCTGGTGATTTCCCATGTGCCCCAGAGTGCAGACTTCCTCTCCGGCAGTCTTTCCGATTACGCCAGGGAGCGGGGGCTGGATGCAGGGCTTCTTATGACGCTTTTGAGAAAACTGGATTTTTCCAGGACACAGCTTGAAAAGCCGATGGAGGATTACAGCGAGGGGCAGAAAAAGAAGGTGCTTTTGGCGGCAAGCCTGATTACAAAGGCCCATCTCTATATCTGGGATGAGCCCTTAAACTACATTGACGTGTTTTCCAGGATGCAGATCGAAGACCTGATCTTAAAATACCGTCCGGCGCTTCTGTTTGTCGAGCATGACCGGGCGTTTGCAGAGCGGATTGCCACGAAGACTATCGCCCTTTAA
- a CDS encoding 3-deoxy-7-phosphoheptulonate synthase: MAFEFKSLLPSPEEIKAEFPLAPEAVRLKAEKDKEIAKVFTGESDKFLVIIGPCSADREDAVCEYVTRLAKVQEKVKDRLILIPRVYTNKPRTTGGGYKGMLHQPDPEKKPNMYEGLVAIRRLHMKVIQETGFTTADEMLYPENLSYLSDVLSYIAIGARSVENQQHRLASSGVDVPVGMKNPTSGALNVMLNAVYAAQHGHDFIFRTWEVQTTGNPLTHCILRGAVNKHDQCIPNYHYEDLELLFRLYSERDLKNPACIVDANHSNSNKRYEEQVRIVKEVLHSRRHSADIRNFVKGVMVESYLEPGSQKIGEHIYGKSITDPCLGWDESEQLIYDIAESVI, encoded by the coding sequence ATGGCATTTGAGTTCAAGAGCCTTCTGCCGAGCCCGGAGGAAATCAAGGCAGAATTTCCGCTGGCGCCGGAGGCAGTCAGACTGAAGGCTGAGAAAGATAAAGAGATTGCAAAGGTATTTACCGGCGAAAGCGATAAGTTTCTCGTCATCATCGGGCCGTGTTCGGCAGACAGGGAGGACGCTGTCTGTGAGTATGTGACGCGTCTCGCAAAAGTACAGGAGAAGGTAAAGGACCGCCTGATTTTAATTCCGCGCGTCTACACCAATAAGCCGAGGACGACGGGCGGCGGCTACAAGGGCATGCTGCATCAGCCGGATCCGGAGAAGAAGCCCAACATGTACGAGGGACTTGTGGCAATCCGGCGCCTTCATATGAAGGTGATTCAGGAGACAGGCTTTACAACGGCTGATGAAATGCTGTACCCGGAGAACCTCAGCTATCTGTCCGATGTGCTGTCTTACATTGCCATCGGCGCCCGTTCGGTGGAGAATCAGCAGCACCGTCTGGCCTCCAGCGGCGTCGATGTGCCGGTCGGCATGAAAAACCCGACCAGCGGCGCGTTGAACGTCATGCTGAATGCGGTTTATGCGGCGCAGCATGGCCATGATTTCATTTTCCGTACCTGGGAAGTACAGACGACAGGAAACCCGCTGACCCACTGTATCCTGCGGGGCGCCGTCAACAAGCATGACCAGTGCATCCCGAATTACCACTATGAGGATCTGGAGCTGCTATTCCGGCTGTATTCCGAGCGGGATCTGAAGAATCCGGCTTGCATCGTGGATGCCAACCACTCCAACTCCAACAAGCGGTATGAGGAACAGGTGCGGATTGTGAAAGAAGTGCTTCACAGCCGCCGCCACTCCGCGGATATCCGGAATTTTGTCAAGGGCGTCATGGTGGAGAGCTATCTGGAGCCGGGAAGCCAGAAGATTGGCGAGCACATTTATGGGAAGTCGATCACGGATCCGTGTCTTGGATGGGACGAGTCAGAGCAGTTAATTTATGATATTGCGGAAAGTGTAATATAG
- a CDS encoding DnaD domain protein yields the protein MGLGLKNGLAVHVTAVPDEFIDEYMAAANGEYVKVYLYLLRHGAEELEISRIADALNHTEADVRRALAYWQRAGVLAADDGGGKRNAEAENGLPAKDRASEDVRWAGSADKADAAAAESAAADFGAPLSDMPQIPAVPADQAKRLERLSGDEEFSTLLYVAQQYLGKMFTPVECEKFAYFYDILKLPAELLEYLAEYCAQNGHTSIRYIEKVALNWYQTGIRTRQAAEDYTTRFSRDISSVMKAFGLSSRNPGTMEKDIMKKWFYTYGFDRPLVLEACNRTIKATQTPSFQYADKILTGWKENGVRTMGDVEELDKKRQLSRTADREKAAGKASGARTQTARPASGNRFHNFEGRNYNYDEAIWADIRKRHKKGEPGDGTE from the coding sequence ATGGGCTTAGGGCTTAAAAACGGCCTTGCCGTACATGTGACGGCGGTGCCGGATGAATTTATAGATGAATATATGGCGGCGGCAAACGGGGAGTATGTGAAGGTGTATCTGTATCTTCTGCGCCATGGTGCGGAAGAACTTGAGATCTCCCGGATTGCAGATGCCTTGAACCACACGGAAGCCGATGTGAGGCGGGCCCTGGCTTACTGGCAGCGGGCCGGTGTTTTGGCGGCGGATGACGGCGGCGGAAAGAGAAACGCGGAAGCCGAAAACGGGCTTCCGGCAAAGGACAGGGCATCGGAAGATGTCCGGTGGGCCGGCAGCGCGGATAAGGCAGATGCGGCAGCGGCGGAGAGCGCGGCGGCGGACTTTGGCGCACCGCTTTCCGATATGCCCCAGATCCCGGCTGTGCCGGCAGACCAGGCCAAGCGGCTGGAGCGGCTTTCCGGGGATGAAGAGTTTTCCACGCTTTTATACGTGGCGCAGCAGTATCTCGGGAAAATGTTTACACCGGTGGAATGTGAGAAGTTTGCATATTTTTATGATATATTAAAGCTTCCTGCCGAACTTCTGGAATATCTGGCGGAATACTGTGCCCAGAACGGCCATACCAGCATCCGCTATATTGAGAAAGTGGCCTTAAACTGGTACCAGACCGGCATCCGCACCAGGCAGGCGGCCGAGGACTACACCACGCGGTTTTCCAGGGACATCTCCTCAGTCATGAAGGCGTTCGGCTTAAGCAGCAGGAACCCGGGCACAATGGAAAAGGATATCATGAAAAAATGGTTTTACACCTACGGCTTCGACCGGCCGCTTGTGCTTGAGGCCTGCAACCGCACCATCAAGGCGACCCAGACGCCGAGCTTCCAGTACGCGGACAAGATACTCACCGGCTGGAAGGAGAATGGCGTCAGAACCATGGGCGACGTGGAAGAGCTTGACAAAAAGCGTCAGCTTTCCAGGACAGCGGACAGGGAAAAGGCCGCCGGGAAGGCATCCGGCGCGAGGACACAGACGGCGCGTCCGGCGTCCGGCAACCGGTTCCACAATTTTGAGGGGCGCAATTATAATTACGATGAAGCAATCTGGGCCGATATAAGAAAGCGGCATAAGAAAGGAGAGCCGGGCGATGGCACTGAGTAA
- a CDS encoding MBOAT family protein: MVFSSLLFLFRFLPLFLAAYFLAPKRYRNAVLFFASLIFYGWGEPVYISLLLFSTLVDFFHGRLVGRFKEEGRNRAAKCAVVSSAVINLGLLTLFKYTDFFIRTLGGLMGSELPLLGLALPIGISFYTFQTMSYTIDVYRGQAPVQKDLIAFGAYVSMFPQLIAGPIVRYQTIAAELTCRTETIDRFALGVRRFLIGLSKKVLLANQAGALWTEICGILPDERSVGMAWMGILAFAFQIYFDFSGYSDMAVGMGHMLGFSFPENFNYPYISKSITEFWRRWHISLGTWFKEYVYIPLGGSRRGRAASVRNILIVWLLTGIWHGASLNFLFWGMYFGFLLLIEKFLPDSFTKRLPRTFRQAVTFLLVLFGWVLFVFEDMGEGAAYLAQMTGQAGLSLSNSRTVFLFKGNAVLLAACLIGSTPLPAAAASRLFRKLAGDTSSPECAKTAGQQTVSACAGGVSGALRLLPAVLELLFLAVLFLLATAYLVDATYNPFLYFRF; the protein is encoded by the coding sequence ATGGTTTTCAGCAGCCTGTTATTTTTATTCCGGTTCCTCCCGCTCTTTCTGGCCGCCTATTTTTTGGCGCCGAAACGGTACCGCAACGCGGTTCTGTTTTTCGCAAGCCTGATTTTTTACGGGTGGGGCGAACCGGTCTATATCTCGCTTCTTTTATTTTCCACCCTCGTGGACTTTTTCCACGGGCGGCTTGTCGGACGTTTTAAAGAGGAAGGCAGAAACCGCGCCGCGAAATGCGCCGTGGTTTCTTCTGCTGTCATAAATCTGGGGCTTTTGACCCTGTTTAAGTACACGGACTTTTTTATCCGTACCTTGGGCGGCCTCATGGGAAGTGAACTTCCCCTTCTTGGCCTTGCCCTGCCCATCGGGATTTCCTTTTACACGTTTCAGACCATGTCCTACACCATCGACGTGTACCGCGGCCAGGCGCCGGTTCAGAAGGATTTGATCGCCTTCGGCGCCTATGTGTCCATGTTCCCGCAGCTCATCGCCGGGCCTATCGTCCGCTACCAGACCATTGCGGCGGAGCTGACCTGCCGGACGGAAACCATAGATCGTTTTGCCCTCGGCGTGCGCCGCTTTCTCATCGGGCTTTCCAAAAAAGTCCTTCTCGCCAACCAGGCCGGCGCCCTCTGGACGGAAATCTGCGGCATTTTGCCAGACGAGCGGAGCGTGGGAATGGCATGGATGGGGATTTTGGCCTTTGCCTTCCAGATTTATTTTGATTTTTCCGGCTATTCCGACATGGCCGTCGGCATGGGACACATGCTCGGCTTTTCCTTTCCGGAAAATTTTAACTACCCTTATATTTCCAAAAGCATCACGGAATTCTGGCGCCGCTGGCATATTTCCCTCGGCACCTGGTTTAAGGAGTATGTTTACATTCCTCTCGGCGGAAGCCGGAGAGGCCGCGCCGCTTCTGTGCGGAATATCCTGATTGTCTGGCTCCTGACGGGAATCTGGCACGGCGCCAGCTTAAATTTCCTCTTCTGGGGCATGTACTTTGGCTTCTTACTTTTAATCGAGAAATTTCTGCCCGACAGCTTCACCAAACGGCTTCCCAGGACATTCCGTCAGGCCGTCACCTTCCTTCTGGTGCTGTTCGGATGGGTTTTATTCGTCTTTGAAGACATGGGCGAGGGCGCGGCCTATCTGGCTCAAATGACCGGGCAGGCAGGGCTTTCCCTCTCCAATTCCCGGACAGTATTTCTTTTTAAGGGAAACGCTGTCCTTCTGGCCGCCTGCCTGATCGGCTCGACGCCGCTTCCGGCAGCCGCGGCCTCCAGGCTGTTTCGGAAGCTTGCTGGAGACACGTCTTCTCCGGAATGCGCGAAAACCGCCGGCCAACAGACGGTTTCCGCCTGCGCCGGCGGTGTCTCCGGCGCGCTGCGGCTGCTTCCTGCCGTCCTGGAACTTCTCTTTCTGGCCGTCCTGTTCCTGTTAGCGACGGCTTACCTGGTAGACGCCACCTATAACCCGTTTCTGTACTTCCGGTTCTGA
- a CDS encoding DUF4358 domain-containing protein produces MMKRNLIALGLTAALITSSVSGCSAENKETTVAESQTTQEATVPETESMEESSSQESEPASETESAVSSETIDTILGEIKEAYGETYMPNMELDPQMLKDITGITPDQYLGYAAEMPLISTFVETFIGIEAADGAADDVETALNAYRDGLLENSLQYPMNLPKIQASQVVRHDNFVFFVMLGAPDDASLEEGDEAALESAVENNQIAIDIINANFE; encoded by the coding sequence ATGATGAAAAGAAATCTTATTGCACTCGGATTAACAGCGGCCCTGATCACCTCCTCGGTATCCGGCTGTTCCGCTGAAAATAAAGAAACCACGGTCGCTGAAAGCCAAACCACGCAGGAAGCCACGGTGCCGGAAACAGAAAGCATGGAGGAAAGCAGCTCCCAGGAATCGGAGCCTGCCTCTGAAACAGAAAGCGCCGTCTCCTCGGAAACCATTGACACGATTTTAGGCGAAATCAAGGAAGCCTACGGCGAAACCTATATGCCGAACATGGAGCTGGATCCTCAGATGCTTAAAGACATCACCGGCATCACGCCTGACCAGTATCTAGGCTATGCGGCCGAAATGCCCTTAATCAGCACCTTTGTGGAAACCTTCATCGGCATCGAGGCCGCAGACGGCGCGGCCGACGACGTGGAGACGGCTTTAAACGCTTACCGCGACGGGCTTTTGGAAAATTCCCTCCAGTATCCGATGAACCTGCCGAAAATCCAGGCTTCCCAGGTCGTCCGCCACGACAACTTTGTGTTCTTTGTCATGCTCGGTGCCCCTGACGACGCATCCCTTGAGGAAGGCGACGAGGCAGCCCTGGAATCCGCAGTGGAAAACAACCAGATCGCCATCGACATCATCAACGCCAACTTTGAATAG
- a CDS encoding ATP-binding protein — protein MALSNSQYNAVMRIYNQRQFLNKREQDARLSEVYGKIPQIEALTDEIAADMAEAGRCLIKGDRAGAERLKNEAARLKEQKLLYLRRNGYPDDYLDMHYRCPDCRDTGYADGKKCHCFRKMEIDILYDQSNIREVLERENFDTLTMEYYDRERIDEKTGMTVYDYMSEVIRECREYVERFSEEKGSILFTGDTGCGKTFLSNCIARELILRCFSVVYLTATDLFDILSESRFSRREEQESSDRAAYILECDLLIIDDLGTELINTFTSSQLFYCINERLNRKKGTIISTNLTPGRLQDEFTERVASRILNQYKILPLLGDDVRALRRGYRLG, from the coding sequence ATGGCACTGAGTAATTCGCAGTACAATGCAGTCATGAGAATTTATAACCAGCGCCAGTTCTTAAACAAGCGGGAACAGGACGCCAGGCTTTCGGAGGTTTACGGGAAAATCCCGCAGATCGAGGCCCTGACCGATGAGATTGCTGCGGATATGGCGGAGGCCGGGCGCTGCCTGATAAAGGGCGACCGGGCCGGCGCAGAGCGGCTTAAAAATGAGGCTGCGAGGTTAAAAGAGCAGAAGCTTCTCTATCTGAGGCGAAACGGCTACCCGGACGACTACCTGGACATGCACTACCGCTGCCCGGACTGCCGGGATACCGGCTACGCTGACGGGAAAAAGTGCCATTGTTTCCGCAAAATGGAAATTGACATTCTCTACGACCAGTCCAATATCCGGGAGGTTTTGGAGCGTGAGAATTTTGATACTCTGACCATGGAATACTATGACAGGGAGCGGATTGACGAAAAGACGGGCATGACAGTCTACGATTACATGTCCGAGGTGATCCGGGAGTGCAGGGAGTATGTGGAGCGGTTTTCCGAAGAAAAAGGCAGCATCCTGTTTACCGGGGATACGGGCTGCGGGAAGACTTTTTTAAGCAACTGCATTGCCAGGGAGCTGATTCTGCGGTGTTTTTCCGTTGTCTACCTGACTGCCACGGATCTTTTCGATATTCTTTCGGAAAGCCGGTTTTCCAGGCGGGAGGAGCAGGAAAGCTCTGACCGGGCCGCATACATCCTGGAATGTGACCTGCTTATTATTGACGATTTGGGGACAGAGCTGATCAATACGTTCACGTCGTCCCAGTTATTTTACTGTATCAATGAAAGGCTGAACCGGAAAAAGGGGACGATTATTTCCACAAATCTGACGCCGGGCCGCCTCCAGGATGAATTTACGGAGCGTGTGGCGTCGAGAATTTTAAACCAGTATAAGATCCTGCCTCTTCTGGGGGATGATGTGAGAGCCTTGCGCCGCGGATATCGTTTAGGTTGA
- a CDS encoding DUF3791 domain-containing protein, protein MVTENIRNKDELEFAVFCIENVAIKLGKNAEQVYKALTEQSDILNGYIIPEYETLHTQSKDYIVEDILDLMTERGVEL, encoded by the coding sequence TTGGTTACTGAAAACATTAGAAACAAGGATGAATTGGAATTTGCCGTTTTCTGTATTGAGAATGTGGCAATCAAACTCGGTAAGAACGCCGAACAGGTCTACAAGGCGCTCACCGAACAAAGTGATATTTTAAACGGCTACATCATTCCAGAATATGAAACACTTCATACACAGAGTAAAGACTATATTGTTGAAGACATTCTTGACCTAATGACGGAGAGAGGGGTTGAATTATGA
- a CDS encoding YcxB family protein → MNGKDYLFELHSYDINALIPQAGRALEKRTELVSRKRLPGLWRVTDACRAASGGKTQSTLRTRVTSIALLALGAFLVVSGLSSSGEPSISMIIGAVSAVSGIGGLYRTSRLASKRFEKSAGLLLKGKDSMPADSPITVTFSEAGMTISSGGTDGDCVPYDRFECAVETADLLLLVYSGSAALLQKSDLMSGDIKEFCAFLAENIWPYEVIES, encoded by the coding sequence ATGAACGGCAAGGATTACCTGTTTGAACTTCATTCCTATGACATAAATGCACTGATTCCCCAGGCCGGAAGGGCGCTTGAAAAACGGACGGAGCTCGTTTCCAGAAAGCGCCTTCCCGGCTTATGGAGGGTTACGGACGCCTGCCGCGCCGCATCGGGAGGAAAGACGCAGAGCACGCTCCGCACCAGGGTCACGAGCATTGCCCTGCTGGCGCTTGGCGCTTTTCTCGTGGTTTCAGGACTCTCTTCTTCCGGCGAACCGTCCATTTCCATGATCATCGGCGCCGTCTCTGCCGTATCTGGCATCGGCGGCCTTTACCGAACCAGCAGACTGGCGTCAAAACGCTTTGAAAAATCCGCAGGCCTGCTTTTAAAGGGCAAAGATTCCATGCCGGCCGATTCGCCGATCACCGTGACCTTTTCCGAGGCCGGAATGACAATCTCTTCCGGCGGTACCGACGGTGACTGCGTACCTTATGACCGTTTCGAGTGCGCTGTGGAGACTGCCGACCTGCTTCTTCTCGTTTACAGCGGAAGCGCCGCCCTGCTCCAGAAATCTGACCTGATGTCGGGAGATATCAAAGAATTCTGCGCCTTTCTGGCAGAAAATATCTGGCCGTATGAAGTGATCGAATCATAA
- a CDS encoding nitroreductase family protein — translation MNPIFLRTSIRSYEARPVEPEKIRLLLQAAMAAPSACNQQPWEFFIADDKETLAKLSECSPYAGCVKHAPLAIIPCARRELPAPAYADIDMSAAVENLLLEASALGLGAVWLGIAPEAGRMERVGTILKLPDSLRAFAVIACGYPAEEKTPADRFDESRIHYFKP, via the coding sequence ATGAATCCCATTTTCCTTCGCACCAGCATCCGCTCCTACGAAGCCCGGCCCGTGGAGCCGGAAAAAATCCGTCTGCTGTTACAGGCCGCCATGGCGGCTCCCTCCGCCTGCAACCAGCAGCCCTGGGAGTTTTTCATTGCAGACGACAAAGAAACTTTGGCAAAGCTTTCCGAGTGCAGCCCATATGCCGGCTGTGTAAAGCATGCGCCTCTCGCCATCATTCCCTGCGCCAGGCGCGAGCTTCCGGCGCCTGCCTATGCCGACATCGATATGAGCGCCGCCGTGGAAAATCTGCTTCTTGAGGCCTCTGCCTTAGGGCTTGGCGCCGTATGGCTCGGGATCGCGCCGGAAGCCGGCCGCATGGAGCGCGTCGGAACGATTTTAAAGCTTCCGGACTCCCTGCGGGCCTTTGCGGTCATCGCCTGCGGCTATCCGGCCGAGGAAAAGACGCCCGCCGACCGCTTCGACGAGAGCCGTATCCATTATTTTAAACCATAA
- a CDS encoding DUF3791 domain-containing protein: MTANPILLQKKYTRIIELFAEKQHLSLSAALDFFYRSEVYVLIREGVADMHCMSDAYLAEELILEYREKFS; the protein is encoded by the coding sequence ATGACTGCCAATCCGATCCTTTTGCAGAAAAAATATACTCGAATTATCGAATTGTTTGCAGAAAAACAACATTTGTCCCTATCCGCAGCACTTGACTTCTTCTACCGGTCTGAAGTATATGTTTTGATCCGTGAAGGGGTAGCCGATATGCATTGTATGAGCGATGCATATCTTGCCGAGGAACTGATTCTTGAATACAGGGAAAAATTCAGCTAG
- a CDS encoding DUF3990 domain-containing protein, whose product MIVYHGSYQEIPKPDLLHSRANVDFGRGFYTTPLYEQAKKWCQKFKRRGKDAIISRYEFDERAYQELKILNLASYSEEWLDFILNCRRNNDTTDYDIVIGGVANDKVFNTVELYFDNLIDKSEAIHRLRYEKPNLQICFRTPIALERYLRYEGSEQL is encoded by the coding sequence ATGATCGTTTATCACGGCTCCTATCAGGAAATTCCAAAGCCTGATCTTCTGCATTCCCGCGCAAATGTGGATTTCGGACGCGGCTTCTATACGACTCCACTTTATGAACAGGCAAAAAAGTGGTGTCAAAAGTTCAAACGCCGCGGTAAAGATGCCATTATTTCCCGGTATGAGTTTGATGAGAGGGCATACCAGGAGCTGAAAATTCTCAATCTCGCTTCCTACTCGGAAGAATGGCTTGATTTTATTCTGAATTGCAGGAGAAACAACGATACCACCGATTATGATATTGTAATTGGCGGCGTCGCTAACGATAAAGTTTTTAATACGGTTGAGCTTTACTTCGATAATCTAATTGATAAATCAGAAGCCATCCATCGTCTGCGTTATGAAAAACCAAATTTACAAATCTGTTTTCGAACGCCAATCGCTTTGGAACGCTATCTTCGTTACGAGGGGAGTGAACAGCTATGA
- a CDS encoding ribose-phosphate pyrophosphokinase, with protein sequence MLYEEKQIETIPVGPLGLIPLKSCESLGKKVDAYLAEWRKERESEHKATIAFAGYQRDSYIIGVKTPRFGSGEAKGELLESVRGDDLYLMVDVCNYSLTYSLCGMQNHMSPDDHFQDLKRVIAAAGGKAKRINVIMPFLYESRQHKRTGRESLDCAWALRELVDMGVENIITFDAHDPRVQNAIPLKGFETVQPIYQFIKHLLKHEKELQIDSEHMMVISPDEGGMNRAVFFANVLGLDLGMFYKRRDYTKIVNGRNPIVAHEFLGTSVEGKDVIIVDDMISSGESLLDVAKELKRRKARKVFACATFGLFTNGLDKFDEYYENGLIDRVLTTNLVYQTPELLSRPYYIDVDMSKYIALIIDNLNHDSSLSELLNPTKRINRLLDRYRAGER encoded by the coding sequence ATGCTGTACGAAGAAAAACAGATCGAGACGATCCCGGTGGGGCCTTTGGGGCTGATCCCATTAAAGAGCTGTGAATCGCTGGGAAAGAAAGTGGACGCCTATCTGGCGGAATGGAGGAAGGAGCGGGAAAGCGAGCATAAAGCAACCATCGCTTTTGCCGGCTACCAGAGAGATTCTTACATCATCGGAGTGAAAACCCCGCGGTTTGGTTCCGGCGAGGCAAAGGGAGAGCTTTTGGAGTCTGTCCGCGGCGATGACCTTTATCTGATGGTGGATGTGTGCAATTACAGCCTGACCTATTCCCTCTGCGGGATGCAGAACCACATGTCCCCCGACGACCATTTCCAGGATTTAAAGAGAGTGATTGCGGCTGCGGGCGGCAAGGCGAAGAGAATTAACGTCATCATGCCGTTCTTATATGAGAGCCGCCAGCATAAGAGAACCGGCCGTGAGTCCCTGGACTGTGCATGGGCGCTCCGCGAGCTGGTGGACATGGGAGTTGAAAACATCATCACCTTTGATGCCCATGACCCGCGTGTGCAGAACGCGATTCCGTTAAAAGGCTTTGAGACCGTACAGCCGATTTATCAGTTTATCAAACATCTTTTAAAGCATGAGAAGGAACTTCAGATTGACAGCGAGCACATGATGGTAATCAGCCCCGATGAAGGCGGCATGAACCGTGCCGTGTTCTTTGCCAACGTCCTGGGGCTTGACCTGGGCATGTTCTATAAGCGCCGTGACTACACGAAAATCGTCAATGGCCGCAACCCGATTGTGGCCCATGAATTTTTGGGAACGAGCGTTGAGGGGAAGGATGTCATCATCGTGGACGACATGATTTCCTCCGGCGAGAGCCTTCTGGATGTGGCGAAGGAGTTAAAGAGAAGAAAGGCGAGAAAGGTCTTCGCATGTGCGACCTTCGGCCTGTTTACGAACGGGCTGGATAAGTTCGATGAGTATTATGAAAACGGCCTGATCGACCGCGTCCTGACCACCAACCTGGTGTACCAGACGCCGGAGCTTCTCTCCCGTCCGTACTACATCGACGTGGACATGAGCAAGTACATCGCCCTGATTATCGACAACCTGAATCATGATTCTTCCTTAAGTGAGCTTTTAAACCCGACCAAGAGGATCAACCGCCTGCTGGATCGGTATCGCGCAGGGGAGAGGTAG